Genomic window (Thiosulfatimonas sediminis):
GCGCGGTGGTAATGCTGTAGATTAAAAACTCTTTAGCATTAAGCTGTTTAAGCAATTTGGCGGATTTGGTTTTGAAATACCATTCTGGGGATTTTTCGGTGGCGCCAATAAAGTCAAATACGCTTTGCATCGGTGCGGCGATGGTTACTTGACCGCGAAATGCTTTGAAGTTGGTATCGGCGACGGACTGCGTCCAAACTTGCACGTGCTGGTTATTTTCAACGGTGGTTTGCTCTTGCCAAGCAATACTTTGCGCGGAAAACAACAACATACAACCACCAAGCGCACTTAAATAAGTTTTGCGCTGCATAGGCTCTCTCCTTGACATCAAAAAATGAGAATGGTGATGTGGAGCATTTTATTGTTGTTATAGGATGATTACTTCGGGTTCCAGATAAATACCAAATTTATGGTTTACGTCTTCTTGCACCAGCTGAGCCAATTCCGCTAGTTCGCTTCCAGTCGCGCCGCCAAGGTTGACGAGCACCAAAGCGTGTTTCTGGGAGACGCCAGCAGAGCCATGTCGGTGGCCTTTCCAGCCGCAAGTTTCAATTAACCATGCGGCTGGAATTTTGTAACTGCCGTCCAACATTTTGTGGTGCGGTATGTCTGGGTAATCGTTTTGCAAAGTATGGAAATAATTGTCATCCACCACAGGGTTTTTGAAAAAACTTCCGGCGTTACCTTGCACCGCGGGATCAGGGATTCGTTGTTGTCGAATACTGACGATTTGGTCAAACACCATTCTCGGGGTAATTTCTTCTTTTTTATGGTCTTGCAAAGCAACTTTCAAGGGGTCATAAGATAAATTTGCTTGGCCATGTGAAAATTTTCTTAAACGCAAGGTGATGCGATAGACCATTAAGCGGTTGATGTATTCTTGTTTGAAAATACTGGTGCGGTACCCAAAGTTACATTCGGCATTACGAAACTCACGATGTGAACCGTCATACACATTAAGCGTTTGTACACGGGTAATGACATCGCGTGCTTCTGCACCATAAGCACCGATATTTTGAACCGGTGCCGCGCCAACTGTACCCGGAATTAAGGCTAAGTTTTCTAGCCCCCACCATTTTTTATTTACCGTGTATTCCACCAAATCATGCCACTTCACTCCTCCGCCTACCGACAACCATACGTTTTCATCGTCCTCTTTAAC
Coding sequences:
- the murB gene encoding UDP-N-acetylmuramate dehydrogenase; this encodes MHIQANYSLLKHNTFRVNIRSQYYVEINKQSDILTLRTDVKLASLPWRIVGDSSNLLYTHNFPGVTLRCTFNKIRIVKEDDENVWLSVGGGVKWHDLVEYTVNKKWWGLENLALIPGTVGAAPVQNIGAYGAEARDVITRVQTLNVYDGSHREFRNAECNFGYRTSIFKQEYINRLMVYRITLRLRKFSHGQANLSYDPLKVALQDHKKEEITPRMVFDQIVSIRQQRIPDPAVQGNAGSFFKNPVVDDNYFHTLQNDYPDIPHHKMLDGSYKIPAAWLIETCGWKGHRHGSAGVSQKHALVLVNLGGATGSELAELAQLVQEDVNHKFGIYLEPEVIIL
- a CDS encoding START domain-containing protein, whose amino-acid sequence is MQRKTYLSALGGCMLLFSAQSIAWQEQTTVENNQHVQVWTQSVADTNFKAFRGQVTIAAPMQSVFDFIGATEKSPEWYFKTKSAKLLKQLNAKEFLIYSITTAPWPVSDRDSITRVKVEDELPGEITIRLRAEPEELPPQEGMVRITKLDGYWHLKKLDEEHTEVTLEVAAEPGGLLPSCLANSMAYEMPYESLKNLKRILEKNQ